The following coding sequences are from one Bacteroidota bacterium window:
- the vsr gene encoding DNA mismatch endonuclease Vsr gives MADVHEPDIRSYNMSQIKGKNTKPEILVRKYLHANGYRFRIHGKYKGQTLAGKPDIVLSKYKTVVFVHGCFWHAHEGCKYFKIPDTRTEWWTEKLYGNKKRDEEHHLQLIEMGWKTITIWTCNLKVKLLDNTLINLLIQLDKIQN, from the coding sequence ATGGCGGATGTGCATGAGCCAGACATACGCTCTTACAATATGAGCCAGATTAAAGGCAAAAATACCAAGCCTGAAATACTCGTGCGAAAATATCTTCATGCGAATGGCTATCGATTTCGAATACATGGCAAATACAAAGGACAAACACTAGCAGGAAAACCTGATATTGTTCTCTCAAAATACAAAACCGTGGTTTTTGTTCATGGCTGCTTCTGGCATGCACATGAGGGATGCAAATACTTTAAAATACCTGATACACGCACTGAGTGGTGGACTGAAAAACTTTATGGGAACAAAAAACGGGATGAGGAACACCATCTGCAATTAATAGAAATGGGTTGGAAAACAATTACTATTTGGACGTGCAATCTCAAAGTAAAACTACTTGACAATACCTTAATCAACTTACTTATTCAATTAGATAAGATTCAAAACTGA
- a CDS encoding Bro-N domain-containing protein, translating to MKKENAIKIFEDKKVRALWDKEHEKWYISIVDVVSVLTESVDSNAYWRKLKQRLKQEGNETVTNCHGLKMLAPDGKMRMTDVADTEQLFRLIQSIPSPKAEPFKLWLAQIAAERLDEMQDPELTIDRALKEYLQLGYSENWINQRLKSIEIRKNLTDEWKKRGLKEGVQFATLTDIITKAWSDKTTKEYKILKGLKKENLRDNMTNTELILNMLAEASTKDISAVVEPKDFEASKKVAKQGGGVAKVARKELEARTGKKVVSSVNAKSALKLKESKPIKKKK from the coding sequence ATGAAAAAGGAAAATGCAATAAAAATTTTTGAGGACAAAAAAGTGCGTGCACTTTGGGACAAAGAACATGAAAAATGGTACATTTCAATTGTTGATGTGGTTTCCGTATTAACTGAAAGTGTAGACTCAAATGCCTATTGGAGAAAATTAAAACAACGTCTTAAACAAGAAGGAAATGAAACCGTGACGAATTGTCACGGGTTGAAAATGCTTGCACCCGATGGCAAAATGCGTATGACCGATGTGGCCGACACCGAACAATTGTTCCGCCTCATTCAATCCATTCCATCACCAAAAGCTGAACCCTTTAAACTCTGGTTGGCACAAATTGCTGCCGAAAGACTGGATGAAATGCAGGATCCTGAACTTACAATTGATAGGGCATTGAAAGAATACCTCCAACTAGGTTATTCTGAAAATTGGATAAACCAACGCCTGAAAAGCATTGAAATCCGAAAAAACTTAACCGATGAGTGGAAAAAAAGAGGATTGAAAGAAGGTGTTCAGTTTGCGACACTAACCGATATTATTACCAAAGCATGGTCCGACAAAACAACAAAAGAGTATAAAATACTCAAAGGATTGAAAAAGGAGAATCTCAGAGACAATATGACGAATACTGAACTCATTTTAAACATGCTTGCTGAAGCCTCTACAAAAGATATTTCTGCAGTGGTGGAACCAAAAGATTTTGAAGCAAGCAAAAAAGTGGCTAAGCAAGGTGGTGGCGTTGCCAAAGTGGCAAGAAAGGAATTAGAAGCACGAACTGGAAAAAAGGTGGTCTCCTCTGTTAATGCAAAATCAGCTTTGAAATTGAAAGAAAGCAAACCGATTAAAAAAAAGAAATAA
- a CDS encoding T9SS type A sorting domain-containing protein, with product MKAKLIYIIILLFLTSHHFAHAQCPTFSWANASGASDKNDIGQAIAIDTINNHIFVTGHYYDSGTFGGKNYPSYGQKDVFIAKLDLNGKYIWLKQGGSGYDDEGKDIAVDQLGNVYACGTMEARAAFGEDTTAAAGSYLVKYNAAGQLQWLKDYKLAISALTIDLDNNLLICGDFSGKKAFEGDSIEAIGLKDIFLAKFNPSGQLLWKKYYGSPKIEYAYDVLVDKNNVVYVGGYFYDSLLIESNLLTTNGATDMYIAQFDPQGNLKQVKQLGGNSADGFIQFAIDSENNLLLIGGYYYETLLDTLTVNPIVDDYNQFVAKFDSNMRIKWVYTHNGRTSCIAIAPNDDILVTGYFTNKLYHNHPSYLTSAGYGDLVLFNMSKEGKLNYVKQAGGVEEDRGHAVIAHPNGDYFITGEFSGTAYFSDIELIATPGPGVWAVADVLIAKLENQFLQIDAGSDTSITCNQSVQLNASSNLAVTSYNWYPSSGLSNPIIANPIASPSVTTNYRLIATDVCSKKDTDYVKVTVIKLNATANAGIDQDIECGDSALIGMSDGKNVVSFQWIPETGLVNPKALQTMAHPDQTSTYTLSMEDGCGNKTSDEVLVEVERTSHFSYSMNGLEVSFNLLNTKCSSFNWDFGNGVTSQTETTPTIAFASSGTYTVCLSCGAQPISCQTCTQISLPGNGSGNTSGLIENSRQNVVVYPNPTNSVLFFSEVIDEIKLLSIEGKILHYQLLKANRYEIPNHVDEGLYFIEMIEQGNIKTAKFLYVK from the coding sequence ATGAAAGCCAAACTAATCTATATAATAATTCTTCTCTTTTTAACAAGCCATCATTTTGCTCATGCTCAGTGTCCGACTTTTAGTTGGGCCAATGCAAGTGGAGCATCTGATAAAAACGACATCGGACAGGCCATTGCAATAGATACAATCAATAATCACATTTTTGTTACTGGTCATTATTACGATTCAGGAACTTTTGGCGGAAAAAATTATCCTTCGTATGGACAAAAAGATGTGTTTATTGCCAAACTGGATTTGAATGGAAAATACATCTGGCTGAAGCAGGGTGGAAGCGGATATGATGATGAGGGAAAAGATATTGCTGTTGATCAGCTAGGAAATGTATATGCCTGTGGAACAATGGAAGCAAGAGCCGCTTTTGGTGAAGATACAACTGCTGCAGCAGGAAGTTATCTTGTGAAATATAATGCTGCAGGTCAGCTGCAATGGCTTAAGGATTATAAGCTGGCTATTTCTGCACTCACCATCGACCTAGATAATAACCTACTTATTTGTGGTGATTTCAGTGGAAAAAAAGCCTTTGAGGGCGATAGTATAGAGGCTATCGGTCTAAAAGATATTTTCCTGGCCAAATTTAATCCATCAGGGCAGTTGCTGTGGAAAAAATACTACGGCTCGCCAAAAATTGAATATGCTTATGATGTGCTCGTTGATAAAAACAATGTCGTTTATGTAGGGGGCTATTTTTATGATTCTCTGCTTATTGAATCCAATTTACTGACAACCAATGGAGCCACTGATATGTACATTGCCCAATTCGATCCACAAGGGAATTTAAAGCAAGTGAAGCAGTTGGGAGGAAACAGTGCTGATGGTTTTATTCAGTTTGCTATCGATTCAGAGAATAACCTGCTTTTGATAGGTGGATATTATTATGAAACCCTGCTGGATACCTTAACAGTGAATCCTATCGTTGATGATTACAACCAGTTTGTGGCCAAATTTGATTCGAATATGCGTATCAAATGGGTGTATACCCATAACGGACGAACTTCATGTATTGCAATTGCTCCAAATGATGATATTCTCGTGACAGGATATTTTACAAATAAACTATATCATAATCACCCATCTTATTTAACAAGCGCAGGCTATGGCGATTTGGTGCTATTCAATATGAGTAAAGAGGGAAAGTTAAATTATGTGAAACAAGCTGGTGGAGTGGAAGAAGATAGAGGACATGCTGTAATTGCCCATCCAAATGGAGATTATTTTATTACTGGCGAGTTTTCCGGCACAGCCTATTTTTCAGATATTGAATTGATAGCGACTCCGGGACCTGGTGTTTGGGCTGTGGCTGATGTTTTGATTGCTAAATTAGAAAATCAATTTTTACAAATAGACGCAGGCTCTGATACAAGTATAACTTGCAACCAATCTGTTCAGCTCAATGCAAGTTCAAATTTGGCAGTAACTTCTTATAATTGGTATCCTTCAAGCGGATTAAGCAATCCGATTATTGCCAATCCGATTGCTTCCCCATCAGTTACGACCAATTATCGCCTGATTGCCACTGATGTGTGTAGTAAAAAGGATACAGATTATGTTAAAGTAACTGTGATTAAACTCAATGCCACAGCAAATGCAGGAATCGATCAAGACATTGAATGTGGAGATAGTGCGCTTATTGGAATGAGTGATGGAAAGAATGTGGTTTCTTTCCAATGGATTCCTGAAACGGGTTTAGTCAATCCAAAAGCATTGCAAACTATGGCACATCCAGATCAAACAAGCACTTATACATTAAGCATGGAGGATGGCTGTGGTAACAAAACGAGTGATGAGGTATTAGTCGAGGTGGAAAGAACTTCTCATTTCAGTTATTCGATGAATGGCTTGGAGGTTAGTTTTAATCTGCTGAATACAAAATGTAGTAGTTTTAATTGGGATTTTGGAAATGGCGTTACATCTCAAACGGAAACAACACCCACTATTGCATTTGCCAGTTCAGGAACGTATACTGTATGTCTCAGCTGTGGAGCTCAACCAATATCTTGTCAAACATGTACACAAATCAGTCTGCCAGGAAATGGATCAGGAAATACTTCAGGACTTATTGAAAATAGTAGGCAGAATGTTGTTGTTTATCCAAATCCCACGAATAGCGTTTTATTTTTTAGTGAAGTAATTGATGAGATTAAGTTGTTAAGTATTGAAGGAAAAATACTGCATTATCAGCTGCTGAAAGCAAATAGATACGAGATTCCGAACCACGTTGATGAAGGATTGTATTTCATCGAAATGATTGAACAGGGCAATATAAAAACAGCTAAGTTTTTATACGTTAAGTAG